The Tepidisphaeraceae bacterium genome contains a region encoding:
- a CDS encoding phosphate ABC transporter substrate-binding protein, with protein sequence MFVSLKRVAIAAAVLIAPAVSMAAVQVDPELPSYQPTSGISGTIKSVGSDTLNNLMTLWAEEFQKAYPNVNIEIEGKGSSTAPPALIQGTAQLGPMSREMKGSEVDEFKKKYGYAPTAVRSAVDALGVFVHKDNPIKELSLDQVRQIFSVEGKDMTWGDLGLTGDWADKAVSLYGRNSASGTYGYFKEIALGKKDFKPSVKEQPGSSSVVQGVASDKYAIGYSGIGYVTADVRAVPLAAKTGEEAFEATPENAYAGDYPLSRFLFVYVNAKPGSGATPVVNEFVKLMLSQQGQQAVVKDGYFPIVKRVADEAKQELGVAAK encoded by the coding sequence ATGTTCGTTTCCTTGAAGCGCGTCGCGATCGCGGCTGCCGTCCTGATTGCCCCGGCCGTTTCCATGGCCGCCGTGCAGGTGGACCCGGAGTTGCCGTCGTACCAGCCCACCTCGGGCATTTCCGGCACGATCAAGAGCGTCGGCTCCGACACGCTCAACAACCTCATGACCCTCTGGGCCGAAGAGTTCCAGAAGGCCTACCCGAACGTCAACATCGAGATCGAAGGCAAGGGCTCCAGCACCGCGCCCCCGGCCCTCATCCAGGGCACCGCCCAGCTCGGCCCGATGAGCCGCGAGATGAAGGGCAGCGAGGTCGACGAGTTCAAGAAGAAGTACGGCTACGCCCCGACCGCCGTGCGGTCGGCCGTCGACGCGCTGGGCGTGTTCGTCCACAAGGACAACCCGATCAAGGAGCTGTCGCTCGACCAGGTGCGCCAGATCTTCTCGGTCGAAGGCAAGGACATGACCTGGGGCGACCTGGGCCTGACCGGTGACTGGGCCGACAAGGCCGTTTCGCTCTACGGCCGTAACTCGGCCAGCGGCACCTACGGGTACTTCAAGGAGATCGCGCTCGGCAAGAAGGACTTCAAGCCCAGCGTGAAGGAACAGCCCGGCAGCAGCTCGGTCGTTCAGGGCGTGGCCAGCGACAAGTACGCGATCGGCTACTCGGGCATCGGCTACGTGACCGCCGACGTGCGGGCCGTTCCCCTGGCCGCCAAGACCGGTGAAGAGGCCTTCGAAGCCACCCCGGAGAACGCCTACGCCGGCGACTATCCGCTGAGCCGCTTCCTGTTCGTCTACGTGAACGCCAAGCCCGGCTCGGGCGCGACGCCGGTCGTGAACGAGTTCGTGAAGCTCATGCTGAGCCAGCAGGGCCAGCAGGCGGTCGTGAAGGACGGGTACTTCCCGATCGTGAAGCGCGTGGCCGACGAGGCCAAGCAGGAGCTGGGTGTTGCCGCCAAGTAA
- a CDS encoding PTS sugar transporter subunit IIA, translating to MRLTEILKPSNIKIPLAGSTKIEAITELVNTLADNKEITDARKVLEAVLERESTRTTGIGNGLAIPHGKTPGTPDLRMAIGRPATPIDFQSIDGKPVNLIWLLTSPPEKTGPHIQALARISRLMTIDKFRHALAGAKTPEEVFQVIVQQEASL from the coding sequence ATGCGTTTGACCGAAATCCTGAAACCGTCCAACATTAAGATCCCACTGGCGGGATCGACCAAGATCGAGGCGATCACCGAACTGGTGAACACGCTGGCCGACAACAAGGAGATCACCGACGCGCGAAAGGTGCTGGAAGCCGTCCTGGAGCGCGAGTCGACCCGCACCACCGGCATCGGTAATGGCTTGGCGATCCCCCACGGTAAGACCCCCGGCACCCCCGACCTGCGCATGGCGATCGGTCGCCCGGCGACGCCGATCGACTTTCAGTCCATCGACGGCAAGCCCGTGAACCTGATCTGGCTACTGACCAGCCCCCCGGAAAAGACCGGCCCCCACATTCAGGCGCTCGCCCGCATCAGCCGCCTGATGACCATCGACAAATTCCGCCACGCACTGGCCGGCGCGAAGACGCCGGAAGAGGTGTTCCAGGTGATCGTGCAACAGGAAGCATCGTTGTAG
- a CDS encoding redoxin domain-containing protein: MADTLNVGGIAPDFELFDQDLKKVKLSNLRGKRVILLFYPMDFSPVCTAEFCGFGPDVSRMTTGSDTVVFGVSCDSPFSHAAFRKQYNLPVDLLADPTRKMAKAYGMWSGDEPFNCTKRGTVVIDKDGKITHYEEVGMDTVRETKDVVGAMG, from the coding sequence ATGGCAGACACGTTGAACGTCGGGGGCATCGCGCCGGATTTCGAGTTGTTCGATCAGGACCTGAAGAAGGTAAAACTCTCTAATTTGCGCGGGAAACGGGTGATTTTACTGTTTTATCCGATGGACTTCTCGCCCGTCTGCACCGCCGAGTTCTGCGGGTTCGGGCCGGACGTTAGCCGGATGACCACGGGCAGCGACACGGTCGTCTTCGGGGTGTCGTGCGACTCGCCGTTCAGTCACGCGGCGTTCCGCAAGCAGTACAACCTGCCCGTCGACCTGCTGGCCGACCCCACGCGCAAGATGGCCAAGGCCTACGGCATGTGGTCAGGTGATGAACCGTTCAACTGCACCAAGCGCGGCACCGTCGTGATCGATAAGGACGGCAAGATCACCCACTACGAAGAGGTGGGGATGGATACCGTTCGCGAGACCAAGGACGTCGTTGGTGCAATGGGGTGA
- a CDS encoding DUF2103 domain-containing protein: MKFGRIKRQHGRVGGLDELLDYIIKNCPHVSRIVPGRIKVRRGKTPPNFKIQYPTEAGLKCLYTGTGTVQEVFLICSDAPLTVRWLVAEEMVDASSLPPPPDEEGRHSP; the protein is encoded by the coding sequence ATGAAGTTCGGCCGAATCAAACGACAGCACGGCCGGGTGGGTGGGTTGGACGAACTGCTGGATTACATCATCAAGAACTGCCCCCACGTCAGCCGGATCGTCCCCGGCCGCATCAAGGTCCGCCGCGGCAAGACGCCACCGAACTTCAAGATTCAATACCCCACCGAGGCGGGCCTGAAGTGCCTGTACACCGGAACGGGAACGGTACAGGAAGTGTTCCTGATCTGCAGCGATGCACCGCTTACCGTGAGGTGGCTGGTCGCAGAAGAGATGGTGGACGCATCCAGCTTGCCACCCCCGCCTGACGAGGAGGGTCGGCACTCCCCATGA
- a CDS encoding L-threonylcarbamoyladenylate synthase translates to MSDIERASSFLSAGRLVAFPTETVYGLGADATNADAVRRIFTAKGRPATNPLIAHVADVDVARRYAAVWPDAAQRLAEALWPGPLSIVVPKSAVIVAEVSAGRATVGLRVPNHPLAIELLRAFDGPIAAPSANRSNRISPTTAAHVRDELGESVDLILDGGPCAVGIESTVIDLSTDAPTILRPGGVSRETIERIIGPVALFSGAVAHDVAAVSPGQQSVHYAPTTPAYRFDTSQRGMINPADVGLMVAGHGEDTKRWGPIVAMSKHPELYAQDFYAVLRELDAMQLNAIFIELPPDVPAWHAVRDRITRATRTLGAWGALLAHL, encoded by the coding sequence ATGAGCGATATCGAACGTGCAAGCTCATTTCTCAGCGCCGGCCGGCTCGTCGCGTTTCCGACGGAGACGGTTTACGGCCTCGGCGCCGACGCGACCAACGCCGACGCCGTGCGGCGGATCTTTACGGCCAAGGGACGGCCGGCGACGAACCCGTTGATTGCGCACGTCGCGGACGTGGACGTCGCGCGCCGTTACGCCGCCGTATGGCCGGACGCGGCGCAGCGGTTGGCAGAGGCGCTGTGGCCGGGGCCGTTGTCGATCGTGGTGCCGAAGTCGGCGGTGATCGTTGCGGAAGTATCCGCCGGGCGCGCAACGGTGGGGTTGCGCGTGCCGAACCATCCGCTAGCGATTGAACTGCTGCGCGCGTTCGACGGGCCGATCGCGGCGCCGAGCGCCAACCGGTCCAACCGCATCAGCCCCACCACCGCGGCCCACGTGCGGGATGAACTGGGTGAATCCGTCGACCTGATCCTCGATGGTGGGCCGTGCGCCGTGGGGATCGAGTCGACCGTGATCGACCTGTCGACCGATGCGCCGACGATCCTGCGGCCGGGTGGCGTGTCGCGCGAGACCATCGAACGCATCATCGGTCCCGTTGCGCTGTTCAGCGGCGCCGTCGCGCACGACGTGGCCGCGGTCAGTCCGGGGCAGCAGTCGGTCCATTACGCCCCCACCACGCCCGCCTACCGGTTTGACACATCGCAACGTGGAATGATCAATCCCGCCGACGTGGGCCTGATGGTGGCCGGGCATGGTGAGGACACGAAGCGCTGGGGGCCGATCGTCGCGATGTCGAAGCATCCGGAGTTGTACGCGCAGGACTTCTACGCGGTGCTGCGCGAGCTCGACGCGATGCAATTGAACGCGATCTTCATCGAACTGCCACCCGATGTGCCGGCATGGCACGCGGTGCGCGACCGCATCACGCGCGCGACGCGCACGCTGGGGGCATGGGGGGCATTGCTGGCGCATTTGTAA
- a CDS encoding NADH-quinone oxidoreductase subunit D, whose protein sequence is MSLVPPPTDPVIKTLAYGLAPGDVSETVDVHSEEMLVNMGPQHPSTHGVLRIVLRTDGEVVLEATPHLGYLHRCKEKIGENLPYVQYIGYTDRLDYLSAMNNNMAWSMAVEKLADIEVPQRAQYIRVLAAELNRIASHLVSFGTYGLDMGAFTPFLYAFRDREYILDLFEQLCGARLTLSYINLGGVTWDLPPLFLEKLGEFLDYFEPKIDEYNDLLSFNHIFIKRTANIGVTSKDQCIRYALSGPMIRGSGIPLDLRRDRPYSVYDQLDFDVIVGQGLRGTLGDCWDRYWVKMQEMKQCVRILRQCIEQMPEGKFRAKLPRNMKVPPGEVYVEAENPRGHLGFFIESQGGPIPYRVKVRGPSFVNLAITGELCRSVLLADVPAIIGSIDIVMGEVDR, encoded by the coding sequence ATGTCGCTCGTACCGCCGCCAACCGACCCTGTCATTAAAACGCTTGCCTACGGCTTAGCACCCGGCGACGTCAGTGAGACCGTCGACGTGCATTCGGAAGAAATGCTCGTCAACATGGGCCCGCAGCACCCTTCTACGCATGGCGTGCTGCGCATCGTCCTGCGCACCGATGGCGAGGTCGTGCTGGAGGCGACACCCCACCTGGGATACCTGCATCGCTGTAAGGAGAAGATCGGTGAGAACCTGCCGTACGTGCAGTACATCGGTTACACCGACCGCCTGGACTACCTGTCGGCCATGAATAACAACATGGCTTGGTCGATGGCGGTCGAAAAGCTCGCCGACATCGAGGTACCCCAGCGGGCCCAGTACATTCGCGTGCTGGCGGCGGAGTTGAATCGCATCGCGTCGCACCTCGTCAGCTTCGGCACCTACGGCCTGGACATGGGCGCCTTCACGCCCTTCCTCTACGCGTTCCGTGATCGCGAGTACATCCTCGATTTGTTCGAACAACTTTGCGGCGCACGGCTGACCTTGTCGTACATCAACCTCGGTGGCGTCACCTGGGATCTGCCGCCGTTGTTCCTCGAAAAGCTCGGCGAGTTCCTGGACTACTTCGAGCCGAAGATCGATGAGTACAACGACTTGCTGTCGTTCAACCACATCTTCATCAAGCGTACCGCCAACATCGGTGTGACCAGCAAAGACCAGTGCATTCGCTACGCCCTCAGCGGCCCGATGATCCGCGGCAGTGGGATTCCGCTCGACCTGCGCCGCGATCGGCCGTACAGCGTGTACGACCAGTTGGACTTCGACGTCATCGTCGGTCAAGGCCTGCGCGGCACGCTGGGCGACTGCTGGGACCGGTACTGGGTGAAGATGCAGGAAATGAAGCAGTGCGTGCGCATCCTGCGGCAATGCATCGAGCAAATGCCGGAGGGTAAGTTCCGCGCCAAGCTGCCGCGCAACATGAAGGTGCCGCCGGGTGAAGTGTACGTGGAGGCCGAAAACCCGCGCGGCCACCTTGGGTTCTTCATCGAAAGCCAGGGGGGCCCCATTCCCTATCGCGTGAAGGTGCGCGGCCCGAGCTTCGTGAATCTCGCGATCACGGGTGAGCTTTGCCGGAGCGTTCTACTGGCCGACGTGCCCGCGATCATCGGCAGTATCGACATCGTCATGGGTGAGGTGGACCGGTAG
- a CDS encoding NAD-binding protein produces the protein MEPCPLKNHAIIAGYGVPGRAAAEAYKNAGTAYCVIELNPATVDRCGHTGTPIIEGDVTDEATLRQAGAESADVLLLLVPNEKAVLAAIPIARRLNPNLKIVARCNYTSSGLEAQRRGANETIVAEQTVALEVLRLLEAHVV, from the coding sequence ATGGAACCTTGTCCCCTCAAGAATCACGCGATCATCGCCGGCTATGGCGTGCCGGGCCGCGCGGCCGCGGAGGCGTACAAGAACGCGGGGACGGCGTACTGCGTGATCGAGTTGAACCCGGCGACCGTCGACCGCTGTGGGCACACCGGTACGCCGATCATCGAGGGAGACGTGACCGATGAGGCTACGCTGCGGCAGGCCGGCGCGGAAAGCGCCGACGTGCTGCTGTTGCTGGTCCCAAACGAAAAGGCCGTGCTCGCCGCCATTCCGATCGCGCGCCGGTTGAACCCCAACCTGAAGATCGTCGCCCGCTGCAACTACACGTCCAGTGGGCTCGAAGCGCAGCGCCGGGGCGCCAACGAGACGATCGTGGCAGAGCAAACCGTGGCGTTAGAAGTGCTCCGTTTGCTTGAGGCGCACGTCGTCTGA
- a CDS encoding DUF87 domain-containing protein produces the protein MTDDFEKLGEFYLGREYDPHAKKRLDDLVLYDSKDLVTHAVCVGMTGSGKTGLCIGLLEEAAIDKIPAIVIDPKGDLSNLLLTFPNLEAAEFRPWINEDDAAKKGLSPDEYAAQQATFWKEGLAGWGQDGARIQKLRDAADFVIYTPGSSAGRPISILKSLGAPDAAILEDHDLLQERISTTVTSLLGLLGVDADPIQSREHILLSTIFNAAWKDGNELSLKDLFDQIKTPPFQQVGVSTLDEFLSEKERGALAMKLNNLLAAPGFASWLSGDALDVDKLLHAPSGKPKVSIFSISHLSDAERMFFVSLLLNQVIGWMRGQSGTTSLRAIVYMDEIFGYFPPVANPPSKGPLLTLMKQARAFGVGTVLATQNPVDIDYKGLANAGTWFIGRLQTERDKLRVLDGLAGASAEAGVGFDREKMSDLLSSLSKRVFLMNNVHDTGPTVFETRWTMSYLRGPLTRNQLKQLKDTTDVPSTSEPSEADGIATSVARSAVRANRAPVINRIDDEDDERPQSGATRPILSPRISQAFLPVSTEWRADSTLTYRPILLAGASVYYPDTKTGAATTLQHVYHGIRQKTADVAWEQAAWFAGSLADLEPEPEADATFTAVPDYATDPKSYTLWAKQLTDVIFRTGHVDLFKSPRLDMTSKLGESERDFRVRIDVAAREARDAATDKLRQKYAPKLAAMQERLRRAQQAVDREKAQARTSGFQTAVSLGATILGAFLGKKKVSVGTVGKATTTARGVGRSQKEYSDVGRAEETVEAVMAQQAELDAQFQAELQEMESSFDPATEPLETVQVRPKKSNIKIEAVTLAWTPYWRAADGTTDSAWE, from the coding sequence ATGACCGACGACTTCGAGAAGCTGGGTGAGTTTTACCTTGGCCGCGAGTACGACCCGCACGCCAAGAAACGCCTCGATGACCTGGTGCTGTACGACAGCAAGGACCTCGTCACCCACGCCGTCTGCGTCGGCATGACCGGCAGCGGCAAGACAGGCCTGTGCATCGGCCTGCTTGAAGAGGCCGCGATCGACAAGATCCCCGCGATCGTCATCGACCCCAAGGGCGACCTCTCGAACCTGCTGCTGACGTTCCCCAACCTTGAAGCGGCCGAGTTCCGCCCGTGGATCAACGAGGACGACGCGGCCAAGAAGGGCCTATCTCCCGACGAGTACGCGGCCCAGCAGGCCACCTTCTGGAAGGAAGGGCTCGCGGGGTGGGGTCAGGACGGCGCGCGCATCCAGAAGCTCCGCGACGCCGCCGACTTCGTCATCTACACGCCCGGCAGCAGCGCGGGTCGGCCGATCAGCATCCTGAAGTCGCTTGGCGCGCCGGACGCTGCGATTCTGGAAGACCACGATTTGCTGCAGGAGCGCATCAGCACGACCGTCACCAGCCTGCTGGGGTTGCTGGGGGTCGACGCCGACCCGATCCAGTCGCGCGAGCACATCCTGCTGTCGACGATCTTCAACGCCGCGTGGAAGGACGGGAACGAGCTGTCGCTTAAGGACCTGTTCGACCAGATAAAGACCCCTCCCTTCCAACAGGTTGGCGTGAGCACGCTCGACGAGTTCTTATCTGAAAAGGAACGCGGCGCGCTGGCGATGAAGCTGAACAACCTGCTGGCGGCCCCGGGGTTTGCCAGTTGGCTGTCGGGCGACGCGCTGGACGTCGACAAGCTGCTGCACGCGCCGTCTGGCAAGCCGAAGGTGTCGATCTTCTCGATCTCGCACCTGTCCGACGCCGAGCGGATGTTCTTCGTCTCGCTGTTGCTGAACCAGGTGATCGGCTGGATGCGCGGCCAGAGCGGCACGACCAGCTTGCGCGCGATCGTCTACATGGACGAGATCTTCGGCTACTTCCCCCCGGTCGCCAACCCGCCGAGCAAGGGCCCGCTGTTGACGCTGATGAAGCAGGCCCGCGCGTTTGGCGTGGGCACGGTGCTGGCGACGCAAAACCCGGTCGACATCGACTACAAGGGCCTGGCCAACGCCGGCACGTGGTTCATCGGCCGGCTGCAGACCGAGCGCGACAAGCTGCGCGTGCTCGACGGCCTGGCCGGCGCCAGCGCCGAGGCGGGCGTGGGCTTCGACCGCGAGAAGATGAGCGATCTGCTGTCGTCGCTGAGCAAGCGCGTCTTCCTGATGAACAACGTCCACGATACCGGCCCGACCGTCTTCGAGACGCGCTGGACCATGAGCTACCTGCGCGGCCCGCTCACGCGAAATCAGCTGAAGCAGTTGAAGGACACCACCGACGTCCCCAGCACTTCCGAGCCCTCTGAGGCCGACGGCATCGCCACCTCAGTGGCAAGGTCCGCTGTCAGAGCAAACCGGGCCCCCGTCATCAATCGAATTGATGACGAGGATGACGAGCGCCCGCAGAGCGGCGCGACGCGTCCCATCCTGTCTCCCCGAATCTCGCAAGCGTTCCTGCCCGTCAGCACCGAATGGCGTGCCGACAGCACGCTAACCTACCGACCGATTCTGCTCGCGGGCGCGTCGGTCTACTATCCCGATACCAAGACCGGTGCCGCAACGACGTTGCAGCACGTGTACCACGGCATTCGCCAGAAGACCGCCGACGTCGCGTGGGAACAGGCCGCGTGGTTCGCAGGGTCGCTGGCCGACCTCGAACCCGAACCGGAAGCCGACGCCACCTTCACGGCCGTGCCCGATTACGCGACCGATCCGAAGAGTTACACGCTGTGGGCCAAGCAACTGACCGACGTGATCTTCCGAACGGGGCACGTCGACCTCTTCAAGAGCCCCCGGCTGGACATGACGAGCAAGCTCGGCGAGTCGGAGCGCGATTTCCGCGTGCGCATCGACGTCGCCGCTCGCGAGGCGCGCGACGCCGCCACGGACAAGCTGCGTCAGAAGTACGCCCCGAAGCTGGCCGCCATGCAGGAGCGCCTTCGCCGTGCTCAGCAGGCCGTGGACCGCGAGAAGGCCCAGGCCCGCACGAGCGGCTTCCAGACCGCAGTCTCGCTCGGCGCGACGATCCTCGGCGCGTTCCTCGGTAAGAAGAAGGTCAGCGTCGGCACCGTCGGCAAGGCCACCACCACCGCGCGGGGTGTCGGCCGTTCGCAGAAGGAATACTCTGACGTGGGCCGGGCCGAGGAGACGGTGGAAGCCGTGATGGCCCAGCAGGCCGAGTTGGATGCTCAGTTCCAAGCGGAACTGCAGGAGATGGAATCGTCCTTCGACCCCGCCACCGAACCACTGGAGACCGTGCAGGTGCGGCCGAAGAAGTCGAACATCAAGATTGAGGCGGTGACCCTCGCTTGGACCCCGTATTGGCGCGCTGCGGATGGCACAACGGATTCGGCTTGGGAGTAG
- a CDS encoding cellulase family glycosylhydrolase: protein MNVDEHVALASKGRWSKKKANDWYAKEPWPVGANFMPATAINQLEMWQDKSFDKERIDLELSWAQNLGMNTMRIFLHDLLWRHEKTAFLRNIDTVLKLCKRRKIRPMIVFFDSCWYPFPYYGKQASPEPGVHNPFWVQSPGVKILRDATLFDELEEYVTGVVEHFRNDDRILVWDVWNEPDNNNHNSRGVRDIADKGPLVAPLLAKTFAWARAGKPTQPITSGVWVGDYSGDDRLRSWERVQLEGSDVISFHRYADLPATRATVEQLKRYGRPMFCTEYMARGEGSRFEEILPYFRDEKIGAYNWGFVAGKSQTYMPWDSWQTPYPPEPPLWFHDIFRRNGKAYSEEEVRLIREMTGVT, encoded by the coding sequence ATGAACGTCGACGAACACGTAGCGCTCGCATCCAAGGGCCGATGGTCGAAGAAGAAGGCCAACGACTGGTACGCGAAGGAGCCTTGGCCCGTCGGGGCCAACTTTATGCCGGCCACGGCCATCAACCAGCTGGAGATGTGGCAGGACAAGTCGTTCGACAAGGAACGCATCGACCTCGAGCTGTCGTGGGCCCAGAACCTGGGCATGAACACGATGCGCATCTTCCTGCACGATTTGCTCTGGCGGCACGAGAAGACGGCGTTCCTGAGGAACATCGATACGGTGCTGAAGCTTTGCAAGCGCCGCAAGATCCGCCCGATGATCGTCTTCTTCGACTCCTGCTGGTACCCGTTCCCGTACTACGGCAAGCAGGCGTCGCCCGAGCCGGGCGTGCACAACCCGTTCTGGGTGCAAAGCCCCGGCGTGAAGATTCTGCGCGACGCGACGCTGTTCGACGAGTTGGAAGAATACGTGACCGGCGTCGTCGAACACTTCCGCAACGACGACCGCATTCTGGTCTGGGACGTCTGGAACGAGCCGGACAACAACAACCACAACAGCCGTGGCGTGCGCGATATTGCCGACAAAGGGCCGCTCGTTGCGCCGCTATTGGCCAAGACGTTTGCCTGGGCGCGGGCGGGCAAGCCGACGCAGCCGATCACCAGCGGCGTGTGGGTCGGCGACTACAGCGGCGATGACCGGCTGCGCTCGTGGGAGCGCGTGCAACTGGAGGGGTCGGACGTCATCAGCTTCCACCGCTACGCCGACCTGCCCGCCACGCGGGCCACGGTGGAACAGCTGAAGCGCTACGGCCGACCGATGTTCTGCACCGAGTACATGGCGCGGGGCGAGGGGTCGCGGTTCGAGGAGATCTTACCGTACTTCCGGGACGAGAAGATCGGCGCGTACAACTGGGGTTTCGTGGCTGGCAAGAGCCAGACGTACATGCCATGGGACAGTTGGCAGACGCCGTACCCACCCGAGCCACCGCTGTGGTTCCACGACATTTTCCGGCGGAACGGGAAGGCGTATTCGGAGGAGGAAGTTCGGCTGATCCGGGAGATGACGGGGGTGACGTAG
- a CDS encoding Dabb family protein, translated as MALQAVVDPAKVAGMFIHTVFFWVKDGTPASAVAQLKGDCVELLGEIPGVKFCFAGTPAGTPRDVVDNSYAVGVTVVLDDSAAHDVYQTHPLHLDFIARNKPNWSRVQVYDHVE; from the coding sequence GTGGCCTTGCAGGCCGTGGTCGATCCGGCGAAAGTGGCGGGCATGTTTATTCATACGGTTTTCTTTTGGGTTAAGGATGGCACGCCGGCCTCGGCGGTCGCGCAGTTGAAGGGTGATTGCGTCGAGCTGCTCGGTGAGATTCCGGGGGTGAAGTTCTGCTTCGCCGGCACGCCGGCGGGCACGCCGCGAGATGTCGTGGATAACTCGTACGCCGTCGGCGTCACGGTCGTCCTGGACGACTCGGCGGCGCACGACGTCTACCAGACCCACCCGCTGCACCTGGACTTCATCGCGCGCAACAAGCCGAACTGGAGCCGCGTGCAGGTGTACGATCACGTGGAATAG
- a CDS encoding LOG family protein encodes MKEADALDNPTIEQSQETAEAPVHLGRADIDEVHKLAARLIEKLEEVPEGDMVGEIVANGLKLLRDQTNRGDIKLINKSLKELRYALKVFAPYRDVRKISIFGSARTAEDQGDYIAAADFAKRMVEHGWMVTTGAGGGIMAAGHGGAGADPSFGLAIRLPFEQATNPFIAGDKKLINFKYFFTRKLMFVRSSHAVAIFPGGFGTMDEGFEVLTLVQTGKSVPTPIIFVDKPGGQFWDAWQDYVKNHLLARRLISEHDLALYKITENIDEAVEEVRHFYSNYHSVRYSRDDLVIRLHRKPTEAQLAEITEKFSDIKVKGDFRLSGPLPVERDEPKLADLHRLVFTFNRRDHGKLRMLINFLNDLPE; translated from the coding sequence ATGAAGGAAGCAGACGCACTCGACAATCCCACCATCGAACAGTCGCAGGAGACCGCCGAGGCTCCCGTTCATTTGGGCCGGGCGGACATCGACGAGGTACACAAGCTCGCGGCGCGGCTGATTGAGAAGCTCGAAGAGGTGCCCGAGGGGGACATGGTCGGTGAGATCGTCGCCAACGGCCTGAAGCTGCTGCGCGACCAGACCAACCGCGGCGACATCAAGCTGATCAACAAGTCGCTGAAGGAACTGCGCTACGCGTTGAAGGTCTTCGCCCCCTATCGCGACGTGCGCAAGATCAGCATCTTTGGCAGCGCCCGCACGGCTGAAGACCAAGGTGATTACATCGCCGCCGCCGACTTTGCCAAGCGCATGGTCGAGCATGGCTGGATGGTCACCACCGGAGCCGGCGGCGGCATCATGGCGGCCGGGCACGGTGGCGCGGGTGCCGACCCCAGCTTTGGCCTCGCCATTCGCCTGCCGTTCGAACAGGCGACTAACCCGTTCATCGCTGGTGACAAGAAGCTGATCAACTTCAAGTACTTCTTCACGCGCAAGCTGATGTTCGTGCGCTCGAGCCATGCCGTTGCGATCTTCCCCGGTGGCTTCGGCACGATGGACGAGGGCTTCGAAGTGCTGACGCTCGTGCAGACCGGCAAGAGCGTGCCGACGCCCATCATCTTCGTCGACAAGCCCGGCGGGCAGTTCTGGGATGCCTGGCAGGACTACGTGAAGAATCACCTGCTCGCCCGCCGACTCATCAGCGAGCATGATCTGGCGCTCTACAAGATCACCGAGAATATCGATGAGGCCGTCGAGGAAGTGCGCCACTTCTACAGCAACTACCACAGCGTGCGCTACAGCCGCGACGACCTCGTCATCCGCCTGCACCGCAAGCCGACCGAGGCGCAGTTGGCCGAGATCACGGAGAAGTTCAGCGACATCAAGGTGAAGGGCGACTTCCGCCTTAGCGGCCCGCTGCCGGTGGAACGCGACGAACCGAAACTGGCCGACCTGCACCGCCTGGTCTTCACCTTCAATCGCCGCGATCACGGGAAGCTGCGCATGCTGATCAACTTCCTGAACGATCTGCCGGAATAG